Genomic DNA from Candidatus Margulisiibacteriota bacterium:
TATTCCAGTAGCATCATTGTAATATCGTCATCAGTGGTGGGGCTTTTGCTATATTCTTTAATGTCATCTAAGATTTTTTGAAAAAGATTCTCGCCTGAGAGCCAACTGTTGTCTTGGAGTATTTTAATTAATCTTTGAGTCCCAAATAATTCTCCGTTTTCATCTTTTGCTTCAGTTAATCCATCTGTGTATAAAAATATTTTATCGCCTTGTTCTAGGATAATATCTTTTTGTTCGAATTCTGGTGATTCAAACATTCCTAGAAAAACACCTTCAGTTTCTAGCAAGACAACAGAATTATTTTTCTTCAGAAGTATTGGGGCAGTGTGTCCTGCTTTAGAATAAGTTAATTTATTGTTGGTGACATCAAGTGTTGCACTGAAAATAGTAACAAAGTTAATGGCGCTTCCTTCTGTATACTCAAGTAAACGTTTGTTGGCTATTTCCATCATCGGCTTAAGTTGGATTTGCTGAGCAAACAAATCTTCTAATGTA
This window encodes:
- a CDS encoding PP2C family protein-serine/threonine phosphatase; protein product: MLIHIIYILIFLIITANLLLLLKKEKDLKLLTIKETETLKNDAEIRKQEAELLIKTTDRNQMKNKRDLDMARRIQSGLLSTNKIQYKKYQLTALCMPAEKIGGDFFIMAKDIKNKIQSTDNEQGVITLKNKKDETLNFAIGDVSGHGVASALVMILSKNTLEDLFAQQIQLKPMMEIANKRLLEYTEGSAINFVTIFSATLDVTNNKLTYSKAGHTAPILLKKNNSVVLLETEGVFLGMFESPEFEQKDIILEQGDKIFLYTDGLTEAKDENGELFGTQRLIKILQDNSWLSGENLFQKILDDIKEYSKSPTTDDDITMMLLEYS